One segment of Aggregicoccus sp. 17bor-14 DNA contains the following:
- a CDS encoding glutathione S-transferase family protein: MLRLHDCAASANGYKVRLLLAQLRRPYELVEVDIFRGESRTPAFLEGNPSGQIPVLQLEGGQWLPESNAILFYLAQGTVLLSDDPAIRARTLGWMFFEQNAVEPKLGSARFWILSGRDKGREAALAYLKEAGKGALETMERHLQRYSFFVEEHYSVADIALYAYSHLAPEAGVSLGPFPAVRAWIARVEAQPDFFPGPAPYPANARVDL, encoded by the coding sequence ATGCTGCGCCTGCACGACTGCGCTGCCTCTGCCAACGGTTACAAGGTCCGCCTGCTGCTCGCGCAGCTGCGCCGCCCCTACGAGCTCGTGGAGGTGGACATCTTCCGCGGCGAGAGCCGCACGCCCGCGTTCCTCGAGGGCAATCCCTCCGGACAGATTCCGGTGCTGCAGCTGGAGGGCGGGCAGTGGCTGCCCGAGTCCAACGCCATCCTCTTCTACCTCGCGCAGGGCACGGTGCTGCTCAGTGACGACCCGGCGATTCGCGCGCGCACGCTGGGGTGGATGTTCTTCGAGCAGAACGCCGTGGAGCCGAAGCTGGGCAGCGCGCGCTTCTGGATCCTCTCCGGGCGGGACAAGGGGCGCGAGGCGGCGCTCGCATACCTGAAGGAGGCGGGGAAGGGCGCGCTCGAGACGATGGAGCGCCACCTGCAGCGCTACAGCTTCTTCGTGGAGGAGCACTACAGCGTCGCGGACATCGCGCTGTACGCGTACAGCCACCTGGCGCCGGAGGCCGGCGTGTCGCTCGGGCCCTTCCCCGCGGTGCGCGCGTGGATTGCGCGCGTGGAGGCGCAGCCGGACTTCTTCCCCGGCCCTGCGCCCTACCCCGCCAACGCTCGCGTGGACCTGTGA